Proteins from one Malaya genurostris strain Urasoe2022 chromosome 2, Malgen_1.1, whole genome shotgun sequence genomic window:
- the LOC131432567 gene encoding E3 ubiquitin-protein ligase TRIM37-like produces MSENASRLRKTPSTPEPEDNRLQLLEHFDDIFKCTICLIKLQDPHLCPRCSKLYCFDCISEWLQSESEQHTNCPNCKLDLQLDKLVKVRWFEEVENLQRNCLEPKPSTSSDAIAIRGNNGAIKKDICSKHGRNINFYCCTCKQSVCDECAVADENHLDHTFKSLDVIYDSSVQIAEEEFEKVRHYMKKIGALIEKVERNVELVKKVKDEKLKEIRAIAECSIESLDRQVREKLQKLHGHKYTLLVEMQDIEKSLRHMEAEVMICTKSQFIAKKSKIFKECNKIRMNPIKDFKQIRVPVSLNIKTPTVYETGIFVIENFSSFDDNKVAYSNEFNDSYGHVWRIMVLCVISDDKLGIYIELVEGQPCWMECRFQLIHADMNKVIHKQITQRFDRTTQKDWGFRDFIALKTILDENYLKEDDSLELLYHIRPCNGDCD; encoded by the exons ATGTCCGAAAATGCATCGCGTCTCAGGAAAACTCCTTCGACACCCGAACCAGAGGACAACCGTTTGCAGCTACTGGAACACTTTGACGACATCTTCAAGTGCACGATCTGTCTGATCAAGTTGCAAGATCCGCACCTGTGCCCGCGCTGTTCGAAGTTGTACTGCTTCGATTGCATCTCGGAATGGTTACAATCCGAATCGGAGCAGCATACGAATTGCCCCAACTGCAAGCTCGACCTCCAGCTGGACAAACTGGTGAAAGTGCGCTGGTTCGAAGAGGTGGAAAATCTTCAACGCAACTGCCTTGAACCGAAACCCTCTACAAGTAGCGACGCCATTGCCATCCGTGGCAATAACGGTGCCATAAAGAAGGACATCTGTAGCAAACATGGAAGAAATATCAACTTTTACTGTTGCACATGCAAACAGAGCGTTTGCGACGAGTGTGCCGTTGCCGACGAGAACCATCTAGATCATACATTCAAAAGTTTGGACGTGATCTATGACAGCAGCGTTCAGATCGCGGAAGAAGAATTTGAGAAGGTACGacattacatgaaaaaaattggtgccctAATCGAAAAGGTAGAGCGGAATGTGGAGCTGGTAAAAAAAGTAAAAGATGAGAAACTCAAGGAGATACGAGCAATTGCCGAGTGTTCCATCGAATCGCTTGATCGACAAGTGCGCGAGAAACTACAGAAATTGCACGGACACAAATACACGTTACTGGTCGAAATGCAAGACATTGAAAAATCACTGCGCCACATGGAAGCGGAGGTAATGATCTGCACCAAATCTCAATTTATtgcaaaaaaatccaaaatcttTAAAGAGTGCAACAAGATTAGAATGAATCCAATCAAGGATTTCAAACAGATTCGTGTCCCGGTCAGCTTAAATAT AAAAACTCCAACCGTGTATGAAACTGGAATTTTTgtgatagaaaatttttcatcttTCGATGATAACAAAGTTGCATATTCGAATGAGTTCAATGATAGTTACGGGCACGTTTGGCGCATAATGGTGTTATGCGTGATCTCCGACGATAAATTGGggatttacattgagttggtgGAAGGGCAGCCTTGTTG GATGGAATGCCGCTTTCAATTGATCCACGCAGATATGAACAAAGTCATCCATAAACAGATTACGCAACGCTTCGATCGAACAACACAAAAAGATTGGGGGTTCCGTGATTTCATCGCACTCAAGACAATACTGGATGAAAACTATTTGAAAGAAGATGATTCGTTAGAACTACTGTACCACATTCGACCTTGTAATGGAGATTGTGACTAA
- the LOC131432163 gene encoding probable ribosome biogenesis protein RLP24, with translation MRIETCYFCSSKIFPGHGMVFVRNDCKIFRFCRSKCRRAFNKKKNPRKVRWTKAYRKTHGKELTIDPAFEFEKRRNVPVKYNRELWSKTLDAIKKITEIKERRERHFVMERLRKARDHEIHNDIVDVQKNIALIRSPAIGLKERRAKENAQQSALLMDVEDEEEQIEYVDARQLEKQLEESSAQLHDVEMMKA, from the exons atgagGATAGAAACGTGTTATTTTTGCTCCAGTAAAATATTTCCTGGTCACGGAATGGTTTTCGTAAGAAATGATTGCAAG ATATTTCGATTTTGTCGGTCCAAGTGTCGCCGAGCATTCAACAAAAAGAAGAACCCGAGAAAGGTCCGCTGGACTAAAGCGTACAGGAAAACCCATGGAAAAGAATTAACCATCGATCCGGCGTTCGAGTTTGAAAAGCGCCGAAACGTTCCGGTCAAATACAACAGAGAGCTGTGGAGTAAAACTTTGGACGCCATCAAAAAGATTACCGAAATTAAGGAACGACGTGAGAGGCACTTTGTTATGGAACGACTACGGAAGGCACGGGATCACGAAATTCACAACGATATTGTGGACGTACAGAAAAATATCGCACTGATCAGATCCCCGGCGATTGGTCTAAAAGAACGGCGGGCCAAGGAGAACGCTCAGCAGTCGGCCCTGCTAATGGACGTTGAGGATGAAGAGGAACAAATTGAGTATGTCGATGCACGCCAGTTGGAGAAACAATTGGAGGAGTCATCCGCTCAGCTGCATGACGTAGAAATGATGAAGGCCTAA
- the LOC131429555 gene encoding neither inactivation nor afterpotential protein G, protein MSLKNKLATVLIIVTASLSLILCAIWFWLGYEYIPNRVSNIEDLRNASFDFIIVGAGTAGCVLANRLSANSNNSVLLIEAGDVFGAASIIPLLSTTMQQTQYDWAFRTTPQKYSSRGLIDNQQFLPRGKGLGGSGQINYMLHFTGKKEDFDRWERLGAHDWNYERMKPYLKRLEYGTDKFEEAIEGHCHTESKDIYEPIPQYQTSAQSSDKQSSLNQCSSTIKNENPKHVTQSLNWYINTVNAENNPLTTSFLQASFELGLNDDFHPARYTIRDGTRWSSYHGYLRPAFERSNLKILTESTVQKVVFNDHNRAKAVLVEHSSGHYVEIEANQEIILSAGAFQTPKILKLSGIGSAIELKRHGIPVVHDSPGVGQNYFDHLNMPLFISINTTASVTVDKILNVPNIWNYLTKGSGVLSTTAVAGVGSPRGSKYGIILFGMGSVDEKALRHVSNLRQDAFRAHFPFYYNKSQEGFLFLNTCHQPTSRGAIYLRDRQAQSHPFINPNYLKDKFDIECMVSAIRLAAQTVETVPFRRIGAKIHWPKIQRCINFGPHLEDFRTNNPSDRYLECILRESALTGHHPGGTTAIGLHSEAVVDNNLRVNGVERLRIVDAGVFPAPVSGTPNSLVVAVAEKAADVILSLQDDG, encoded by the exons ATgagtttaaaaaataaacttgCAACAGTTCTAATCATCGTAACCGCATCGTTGAGTCTAATCCTCTGCGCAATCTGGTTTTGGCTAGGGTACGAATACATTCCCAACAGAGTATCCAATATAGAAGACCTAAGAAAtgcttccttcgattttatcatTG TGGGAGCCGGAACTGCTGGTTGTGTGCTGGCCAATCGGTTGTCGGCTAATTCTAATAACTCGGTCTTGCTGATAGAGGCTGGAGATGTATTCGGGGCAGCTTCTATAATTCCTCTGTTAAGTACGACCATGCAACAAACGCAGTACGACTGGGCTTTCCGAACAACCCCGCAAAAGTATTCCTCCCGCGGACTAATCGATAAC CAACAATTCCTACCACGTGGTAAGGGATTAGGTGGCTCGGGACAAATCAACTACATGTTACATTTTACCGGGAAAAAGGAAGATTTCGACCGCTGGGAACGACTTGGTGCGCATGATTGGAACTATGAACGAATGAAGCCTTATTTGAAGCGTCTCGAATATGGAACGGATAAATTTGAGGAAGCCATTGAAGGTCACTGTCATACTGAATCGAAAGATATATATGAG CCAATACCTCAGTACCAAACTAGCGCACAGAGCAGCGACAAACAGTCTTCACTTAATCAGTGTTCTTCGACAATCAAAAACGAAAATCCTAAGCATGTTACACAATCTCTAAACTGGTACATCAACACCGTCAATGCCGAGAATAATCCTTTAACAACATCATTCCTACAAGCTTCATTCGAACTAGGCTTGAATGATGATTTTCATCCCGCGCGCTACACAATTCGAGACGGAACTCGCTGGAGTAGTTACCACGGATATCTCAGACCAGCCTTCGAACGaagtaatttaaaaattttaaccgAATCCACAGTTCAGAAGGTTGTTTTCAACGATCACAACCGTGCCAAAGCTGTGCTAGTCGAACATTCAAGCGGGCATTACGTGGAGATTGAAGCCAATCAGGAGATAATTTTAAGCGCCGGAGCATTCCAGacaccaaaaatcttaaaattatcCGGTATAGGTTCGGCCATCGAGTTGAAGCGACATGGGATTCCCGTAGTTCATGATTCACCAGGAGTCGGTCAAAACTACTTTGACCATCTCAACATGCCactgtttatatcaatcaatactACTGCTAGTGTCACCGTGgacaaaattttaaatgttcCAAACATATGGAACTATTTGACCAAGGGATCCGGTGTTCTTTCGACAACAGCAGTCGCAGGGGTTGGTAGCCCACGCGGTAGTAAATACGGGATAATACTGTTTGGTATGGGCAGTGTAGATGAAAAAGCTCTGAGGCATGTGTCGAATCTTAGACAAGATGCGTTTCGTGCCCATTTTCCATTTTACTACAATAAAAGTCAGGAAGGATTTCTCTTCTTGAATACATGCCATCAGCCAACAAGTCGTGGAGCAATTTATCTGCGTGATCGCCAGGCACAATCACACCCCTTTATCAATCCCAACTATTTGAAAGATAAGTTCGACATTGAATGCATGGTTTCTGCAATTCGATTGGCCGCACAGACCGTCGAAACTGTTCCATTCCGAAGAATTGGAGCAAAAATTCACTGGCCAAAAATTCAAAGGTGCATCAACTTTGGACCACACCTTGAAGATTTCCGTACGAATAATCCCAGTGATCGCTATTTGGAGTGCATTCTGCGGGAATCTGCATTGACCGGTCATCATCCTGGTGGTACAACCGCCATCGGACTCCACTCGGAAGCAGTGGTAGATAATAACTTGag AGTTAATGGTGTCGAACGCCTACGAATAGTGGATGCCGGAGTTTTTCCTGCTCCGGTATCTGGCACTCCGAACTCATTAGTTGTTGCGGTTGCAGAGAAAGCAGCAGatgttatacttagtctacaagATGATGGATAA